One window of Cohnella hashimotonis genomic DNA carries:
- a CDS encoding energy-coupling factor transporter transmembrane component T, protein MKDAFSGYHPVVNFAYFALVIAFSMVFMHPVCLAISLLFSFVYSISLNGRRAIRFNLLYMLPMLVTTALINPAFNHEGATILGYLRSGNPLTLESIVYGIAAATMFVSVICWFSCYNAVMTSDKFIYLFGRVIPALSLVLSMVLRFVPRFKAQLAVVSAAQRCVGRDISNGSLLARAKHGIRILSIMTTWMLENAVETAASMRSRGYGLKGRTAFSLFRFDRRDGSALIGIGLIGGYVWFGANAKAMYYRYFPSMKGVESSAYSMSVFLAYAALCAIPLVINIREELRWKHSQSSV, encoded by the coding sequence GTGAAGGATGCGTTCTCAGGCTATCATCCCGTCGTGAACTTCGCGTATTTTGCGCTCGTCATCGCCTTTTCGATGGTTTTCATGCACCCTGTTTGCCTGGCCATTTCCTTGCTTTTTTCCTTCGTTTATTCCATCTCGCTGAACGGCAGACGGGCGATCCGATTCAATCTGCTGTACATGCTGCCGATGCTCGTCACGACGGCGCTGATCAATCCGGCCTTCAATCACGAAGGCGCGACGATCCTGGGCTACTTGCGAAGCGGCAACCCGTTGACGCTGGAATCCATTGTGTACGGGATCGCGGCGGCGACGATGTTCGTCTCGGTCATCTGCTGGTTTTCATGCTACAACGCGGTCATGACGTCCGATAAATTCATTTATTTGTTCGGGAGAGTCATCCCGGCGCTGTCGCTCGTACTGTCGATGGTGCTGCGCTTCGTGCCGAGGTTTAAAGCGCAGCTCGCCGTCGTCTCTGCCGCGCAGCGCTGCGTCGGCAGGGACATCTCGAACGGCAGCCTGCTGGCCCGCGCGAAGCACGGCATTCGGATCCTGTCCATCATGACGACATGGATGCTGGAAAACGCCGTCGAGACGGCAGCGTCGATGAGAAGCCGCGGTTACGGGTTAAAAGGCAGGACGGCTTTTTCGTTGTTCCGCTTCGACCGACGGGACGGTTCCGCGCTGATCGGGATCGGATTGATCGGCGGCTACGTATGGTTCGGCGCGAACGCCAAAGCGATGTATTATCGTTATTTCCCTTCGATGAAGGGCGTGGAGTCTTCGGCATACAGCATGAGCGTGTTCCTGGCCTATGCCGCGTTATGCGCGATTCCGCTTGTTATCAACATACGGGAGGAACTGAGATGGAAGCATTCGCAGTCGAGCGTCTGA